The following proteins are encoded in a genomic region of Ornithinibacillus sp. 4-3:
- the rplL gene encoding 50S ribosomal protein L7/L12, translated as MTTEQILEAVKNMTVLELNDLVKAIEEEFGVTAAAPVAVVAGGAAEGGAEEKSDFDVVLADAGASKIKVIKAVREITGLGLKDAKELVDGAPKAIKEGVAKEEAEEMKAKLEEAGASVELK; from the coding sequence ATGACTACAGAACAAATCCTTGAAGCTGTAAAAAACATGACAGTTTTAGAATTAAATGATTTAGTTAAAGCAATTGAAGAAGAATTTGGAGTAACTGCTGCAGCACCTGTTGCTGTTGTAGCTGGTGGAGCTGCTGAAGGTGGCGCTGAAGAAAAATCTGATTTTGACGTTGTACTTGCTGATGCTGGTGCTTCTAAGATTAAAGTAATCAAAGCTGTTCGTGAAATCACTGGCCTTGGTCTTAAAGATGCTAAAGAGCTTGTAGATGGAGCTCCAAAAGCAATTAAAGAAGGCGTAGCTAAAGAAGAAGCTGAAGAAATGAAAGCTAAGTTAGAAGAAGCTGGAGCTTCAGTAGAACTTAAATAA
- a CDS encoding class I SAM-dependent methyltransferase, which yields MSDHYFSENPQSKSKPIIWEYILRGETFKFTSDVGVFSKHGVDFGSRLLIESFVEPEIEGDFLDLGCGYGPIGIALANSFPNRQIIMADVNERSVALAEKNAKANQVENTKVIQSDRFSNIQSHQFAAILINPPIRAGKKVVYHMFEESEQALMSQGELWIVIQKKQGGPSAKDKLESLFGNVDIIARSKGYFIYKAKKI from the coding sequence ATGTCAGACCATTACTTTTCAGAAAACCCTCAGTCTAAAAGCAAACCAATCATATGGGAATACATTTTACGTGGTGAAACATTTAAATTCACTAGTGATGTTGGTGTGTTTTCAAAGCATGGGGTTGATTTCGGCTCACGGCTTTTGATTGAAAGCTTTGTTGAACCAGAAATAGAGGGAGATTTTTTGGATCTTGGTTGTGGATACGGGCCGATTGGTATTGCCCTTGCAAATTCATTTCCAAACCGCCAAATAATAATGGCTGATGTAAATGAAAGGTCTGTAGCTCTAGCAGAGAAAAATGCAAAAGCAAATCAAGTGGAAAATACAAAAGTGATTCAGTCGGATCGTTTTTCTAATATACAATCACATCAATTTGCAGCAATTTTAATAAATCCGCCGATTCGAGCAGGGAAAAAAGTAGTTTATCACATGTTTGAAGAAAGTGAACAAGCATTAATGTCGCAAGGTGAGTTGTGGATTGTTATTCAGAAAAAACAAGGTGGGCCTTCAGCCAAAGATAAATTAGAATCATTATTTGGAAATGTGGATATTATTGCGCGGAGTAAAGGATATTTTATATACAAAGCTAAAAAGATTTGA
- the rpoB gene encoding DNA-directed RNA polymerase subunit beta — MTGHLVQYGRHRQRRSYARISEVLELPNLIEIQTASYEWFLREGLREMFQDISPIEDFTGSLSLEFIDYSLGEPKYSISDSKERDVTYNAPLRVKVRLINNKTGELKEQEVFMGDFPLMTDTGTFIINGAERVIVSQLVRSPSVYYSEKMNKNGKRGIMATVIPNRGAWLEFETDARDVVYVRIDRTRKLPITVLLRALGFGSNEEIIDLLGENEYLKNTLEKDNTETTEKAMLEIYERLRPGEPPTVENAKSLLISRFFDPKRYDLAYVGRYKMNKKLHIKNRIFNQVLAETLVDPETGEVLAEKGDKVDRKLLNKLMPYLDRDEAKLGEETVELQDGVLVEPVTFQSIKIYDPSDPTGERVLNVLGNGGLDKNIKHIMPVDIICAINYFFNLLYFVGDSDDIDHLGNRRLRSVGELLQNQFRIGLSRMERVVRERMSIQDTSSITPQQLINIRPVIASIKEFFGSSQLSQFMDQTNPLTELTHKRRLSALGPGGLTRERAGFEVRDVHYSHYGRMCPIETPEGPNIGLINSLSSYGRVNDFGFIETPYRRVDPDTGQVTDEIDYLTADEEDNYVVAQANALLDEEGHFINEEVVARFRGENTVVPREQLDYMDVSPKQVVSPATACIPFLENDDSNRALMGANMQRQAVPLLKPESPIVGTGMEYVSGKDSGAAVICRHNGIVERVEAKRILVRRIEEVDGKEVQGDLEHYPLLKYIRSNQGTCYNQSPIVKKGDRVVKGEVLADGPSMEKGELALGRNVLVAFMTWEGFNYEDAIIMSERLVKDDVYTSIHIEEYEAEARDTKLGPEEITRDIPNIGEEALKNLDEHGVVRIGAEVTNGDILVGKVTPKGMTELSAEERLLHAIFGEKAREVRDTSLRVPHGAGGIVLDIKIFNREDGDELPPGVNQLIRVYIVQKRQISEGDKMAGRHGNKGVISKILPEEDMPYMPDGTPVDIMLNPLGVPSRMNIGQVFELHLGMAARKLGLHVASPVFDGATEQDVWDTLEEAGMPRDAKTVLYDGRSGEPFDNRVSVGISYMLKLSHMVDDKIHARSTGPYSLVTQQPLGGKAQFGGQRFGEMEVWALEAYGAAYTLQEILTVKSDDIVGRVKTYESIVKGENVPDPGVPESFKVLIKELQSLGMDVKMLTSEMEEIDLRELDDDETNVAGKLNLEME; from the coding sequence TTGACAGGTCATCTAGTTCAGTATGGGCGACATCGCCAACGTAGAAGCTATGCACGTATTAGTGAAGTGTTAGAGCTACCAAATCTCATAGAAATTCAAACAGCTTCTTATGAGTGGTTTTTAAGAGAAGGTTTGAGAGAAATGTTTCAGGATATTTCTCCAATTGAAGATTTTACGGGAAGCTTATCGCTGGAGTTTATTGATTATAGTTTAGGCGAGCCTAAATATTCAATCAGTGACTCAAAAGAAAGAGACGTCACTTACAATGCTCCGCTACGTGTGAAGGTCCGTTTAATTAATAACAAAACGGGTGAGCTAAAAGAACAAGAAGTATTTATGGGTGATTTCCCATTAATGACAGACACGGGTACTTTTATTATTAATGGTGCAGAACGTGTTATCGTTTCTCAGCTTGTTCGTTCACCAAGTGTTTATTATAGCGAGAAAATGAATAAGAATGGTAAGCGTGGTATTATGGCTACGGTTATCCCTAACCGTGGAGCATGGTTAGAATTCGAAACGGACGCTAGAGATGTAGTTTATGTAAGAATTGACCGAACTCGTAAATTGCCAATTACAGTATTACTAAGAGCATTAGGGTTTGGGTCCAATGAAGAAATTATTGATTTATTAGGTGAAAATGAATACCTAAAGAACACATTAGAAAAAGATAATACCGAAACAACAGAAAAAGCAATGCTTGAAATCTATGAGCGTCTTCGTCCAGGTGAACCACCTACCGTTGAAAATGCGAAAAGTTTATTGATTTCACGTTTCTTTGATCCGAAGCGTTATGACCTTGCTTATGTTGGTCGCTATAAAATGAATAAAAAGCTTCATATTAAAAATCGAATCTTTAACCAAGTTTTAGCAGAAACACTTGTTGATCCAGAAACTGGAGAAGTGTTAGCTGAAAAAGGAGATAAAGTAGATCGTAAGCTTCTTAATAAACTTATGCCGTATTTAGATCGTGATGAAGCTAAATTAGGCGAAGAAACGGTTGAATTACAGGACGGTGTTTTAGTAGAGCCAGTTACATTCCAATCGATTAAGATTTATGATCCAAGTGATCCAACAGGAGAAAGAGTATTAAACGTACTTGGCAATGGTGGTTTAGATAAAAATATTAAACATATTATGCCAGTAGATATCATTTGCGCGATTAATTACTTTTTTAACCTGCTTTATTTCGTAGGAGATTCAGATGATATTGATCACCTAGGAAATAGAAGATTACGTTCTGTTGGAGAGTTACTCCAAAATCAATTCCGTATTGGTTTATCTAGAATGGAGCGTGTTGTGCGTGAGCGTATGTCAATTCAAGACACATCAAGCATCACTCCACAACAATTAATTAATATTCGCCCAGTAATTGCTTCCATTAAAGAATTCTTTGGAAGTTCACAGTTATCTCAGTTCATGGATCAAACTAACCCATTAACAGAGTTAACACATAAGCGTAGATTATCTGCATTAGGGCCTGGTGGTTTAACTAGAGAACGTGCCGGCTTTGAAGTTCGTGACGTACACTATTCTCACTATGGTCGTATGTGTCCAATTGAAACACCAGAAGGACCAAACATCGGTCTGATTAACTCCTTATCCAGTTATGGTAGAGTTAATGATTTTGGATTTATCGAAACACCATATCGTCGTGTAGATCCGGATACAGGTCAAGTAACAGATGAAATCGATTATTTGACTGCGGACGAAGAAGATAACTATGTAGTTGCACAAGCGAATGCTCTACTTGATGAAGAAGGACATTTCATCAATGAAGAGGTTGTTGCACGTTTTCGAGGAGAAAACACAGTTGTACCACGTGAACAGCTGGATTATATGGATGTTTCTCCTAAACAAGTAGTTTCTCCGGCGACAGCTTGTATTCCGTTCCTTGAAAATGATGACTCTAACCGTGCATTAATGGGAGCGAACATGCAACGTCAAGCAGTACCATTATTGAAGCCAGAATCGCCAATCGTTGGAACAGGGATGGAATATGTTTCAGGTAAGGACTCTGGTGCGGCAGTAATTTGTCGCCATAATGGAATCGTAGAGCGCGTAGAAGCGAAAAGAATTTTGGTAAGAAGAATTGAAGAAGTAGATGGAAAAGAAGTTCAAGGCGACTTAGAACATTATCCATTATTAAAATATATTCGTTCCAACCAAGGAACATGCTACAACCAATCTCCAATCGTAAAGAAAGGAGACCGCGTTGTAAAAGGTGAAGTACTTGCTGATGGGCCTTCCATGGAAAAAGGAGAGCTTGCATTAGGTCGCAACGTATTAGTTGCCTTCATGACATGGGAAGGATTTAACTATGAGGATGCGATTATCATGAGTGAGCGTCTTGTAAAAGATGATGTATATACATCTATTCATATTGAAGAATATGAAGCAGAAGCTCGTGATACAAAGTTAGGGCCTGAAGAAATTACAAGAGATATTCCAAACATTGGTGAAGAAGCGTTAAAGAACCTTGATGAACATGGAGTTGTTCGTATTGGGGCTGAAGTAACCAATGGGGATATTTTAGTAGGTAAAGTAACTCCTAAAGGAATGACAGAACTATCTGCGGAAGAAAGATTACTTCATGCCATTTTTGGTGAGAAGGCGCGTGAAGTACGAGATACATCATTACGTGTACCACATGGTGCTGGTGGAATTGTACTTGATATTAAAATCTTTAACCGTGAAGATGGCGATGAGTTACCGCCAGGAGTGAATCAGCTTATACGTGTTTATATCGTTCAGAAGCGTCAAATCTCAGAAGGAGATAAGATGGCGGGACGTCACGGAAATAAAGGGGTTATCTCGAAAATTTTACCAGAAGAAGATATGCCTTATATGCCAGATGGAACACCGGTTGACATCATGCTTAACCCACTAGGGGTACCGTCGCGAATGAACATCGGACAGGTGTTTGAATTGCATTTAGGTATGGCAGCAAGAAAGCTAGGTCTTCATGTAGCTTCTCCAGTATTTGATGGTGCTACAGAGCAAGATGTTTGGGATACATTAGAAGAAGCTGGTATGCCGCGTGATGCGAAGACAGTTCTATATGATGGTAGATCAGGTGAACCTTTTGATAATCGTGTTTCTGTCGGAATCTCTTATATGCTGAAATTATCACATATGGTTGATGATAAGATTCACGCACGTTCGACTGGACCATACTCACTAGTAACGCAACAACCGCTTGGTGGTAAAGCACAATTCGGTGGACAGCGTTTCGGAGAGATGGAAGTTTGGGCTCTTGAGGCATATGGTGCTGCTTATACATTGCAGGAAATTCTTACGGTTAAATCAGATGATATCGTTGGCCGTGTGAAAACATATGAATCAATTGTTAAGGGAGAAAATGTTCCTGACCCAGGAGTACCTGAATCATTTAAGGTACTTATCAAAGAACTTCAAAGTCTTGGTATGGACGTGAAAATGTTAACAAGTGAAATGGAAGAAATTGATTTACGTGAGTTAGATGATGATGAAACAAATGTAGCAGGTAAGCTTAATTTAGAAATGGAATAA